The following DNA comes from Babylonia areolata isolate BAREFJ2019XMU chromosome 31, ASM4173473v1, whole genome shotgun sequence.
tatataaaaaaaaaataaaaataaaaaaaagacagaaaggggggaagagaaaggttaagcggaaaaaaagaaagaaaaacactagAGTGTATACTGAGAAAGAAGATATCAGTGAATTCATTATCAGGCAATTATGGGCtaatatgagaagaagaaaaaaaaaaaaaaaacaacacctaaacaacaacaacaacaaaacaggaataaTTCAACCCGAAAGATaatttcatataaaaaaaaagaaagaaaaacactagAGTATTCAACCCGAAAGATaatttcatagaaaaaaaagaagaaaaaacactagAGTATTCAACCCGAAAGataatttcaaagaaaaaaagaaagaaaaacactagAGTATTGAGAAAGAAGACATAACCACCAGTGTATACTGGGAAAGAAGATATCAGAGAATTCATTATCATGCAATGATGGGCTAatatgagaaaataaataaataaaaaataacacctaaacaacaacaacaacaacaaaaacaggaataaTTCAACCCGCAAGATAAtttcatagaaaaaaagaaagaaaaacactagAGTATTGAGAAAGAAGACATAACCACCAGTGTAAACtgagaaagaaatcagagaatTCATTATCATGCAATTATGGGctaatatgagaaaaaaaatttttaaaaataaaaaacaacacctaaacaacaacaacaaaaacaggaataaTTCAACCCGCAAGATaatttcatagaaaaaaaaaagaaagaaaaacactagAGTATTCAACCTGAAAGATAATTTcatagaataaaagaaagaaaaacactagAGTATTCAACCCGAAAGATAATTTcatagaataaaagaaagaaaaacactagAGTATTGAGAAAGAAGACATAACCACCAGTGTATACTGGGAAAGAAGATATCAGAGAATTCATTATCATGCAATTATGGGCTAatatgagaaaataaataaataaaaaataacacctaaacaacaacaacaacaccaaaaacaggaATAATTCAACCCGCAAGATAAtttcatagaaaaaaagaaagaaaaacactagAGTATTCAACCCGAAAGATAAtttcatagaaaaaaagaaagaaaaacactagAGTATTGAGAAAGAAGACATAACCACCAgtgtaaaatgagaaagaaatcagagaatTCATTATCATGCAATTATGGGCTaatatgagaaagaaaaaaaaatttttaataaaaaacaacacctaaacaacaacaacaaaaacaggaataaTTCAACCCGCAAGATaatttcatagaaaaaaaaagaaagaaaaacactagAGTATTGAGAAAGAAGACATAACCACCAGTGTATACTGGGAAAGAAGATATCAGGGAATTCATTATCATGCAATTATGGGCTAatatgagaaaataaataaataaaaaattacacctaaacaacaacaacaaaaacaggaataaTACAACCCGCAAGATaatttcatagaaaaaaaaaagaaagaaaaacactagAGTATTCAACCCGAAAGATaatttcatagaaaaaaaaaaaagaaaaacactagaGTATTGAGAAAGAAGACATAACCACCAGTGTAAACtgagaaagaaatcagagaatTCATTATCATGCAATTATGGTCTAATATGAGAAAAGATGAGATGAGataagatgaaaaaaaataaattaattaaaaaaaatccaaaaaaacccaacacctaaacaacaacaacaacaacaacaacaaacaggaatAATTCAACCCGAAAGATAATTTCTTTGCATACTTGCTGATATAAAACTGAGATGACATGAAAAGTATGGGGTAGGCCCATTTCTTTCACTGACATAAGTACACGAAGTTATAAATATCATTCGCCAATGTTtcaatgagaacacacacacataaacatgcttaACACAGTATGAGCTCATGTCATAGATTAAATAGTATGAATAATCAATTGTTAATGGTAAACAGTTAATCCataacaagtaaatgaataaataatttaatACCTCAACACAACTAAAGGACAataaaggaaaataaacaaaCCAGGTCACACATGAAGGTACATGAGAATGCATAATGTTATATAATGCATatctgttattttctgtttttctttctttctttgttttttcttttcttttttttcttttcttttttatatcggCTACTCACATCGTTCTCATTGTCATCTTATTGTCCACATTAGGACGGACATAGTGCTGATGTTAGCCTCTCTTCTGACGTCATAATCCATGAAAAAAAGATTTGATTTCAATCCTTTTCTTTGCACTGTAACACTGTGCACGGATCTTTTGATCGACGTGTTGTTCAGAGACCACACGTTTGTCGTTCCGTTATCCTCGAAcattgccgttatcctcgaaaaaaaaaaaaaaaaaaaaaaaaagaaaccgttGCTCTGCACgaaccgtttgtgtgtgtgtgtgtgtgtgtggtgtgtgtgtgtgtgtgtgtgtgtgtgtgtgtgtgtgttttgttttgttttttttaatcaaaattatTATAAACGCTACGAAACAAAGCGAAATAATCATAGATTAAAGAAAAATATGTAACAACAGTCCAGACTTCCAAAAGAAAATGAGCACTCCCCAGTTGGCAGCGCGTCACTCGACGGGAAATTAAAAATCTAacttcttatctatttatttacttcttacttcattttatcttattgccTTTTCCCTCAGGACCTGAATTGATCTGATCTTTCCTGCCTAAATTTACTCTACTCTGATTTTCTCTTGAATAGATCTCGTCGCTCTGTGTAACGGATGAGAATCTGAACTATCGCCGCCATGGAGTGTTTTAGAACGAGTGCTGACGACAAAGACTAATTGCATCGGCACTTTACGTCACTCGGCTGAGGGTTGAGCGGGGAGCCGTCATCGTTTCTGTCTGCAATTTAGAGGATAACGGCACCACACACGTTAATGTCATGATTGATGCTTGTGGAGTCTGTGAGATAACGAAGCCTCCCTGTGTTAAGGTCTGTTCCAGATGAAAATGCCCATAAATAACGTGATTTCCCGCCGCCTCTTCCCACATACGTTTTGAGGGTGATGGGGGATACATTCCACTAGGAGGCGGGGGAGGGCAGTTATATAACTAGTTGGTTGACCACTGGAGGTCATTTCATTTCACAATCGTTAGTGTCAGCATCGAGATCgtcactcacagagacagagacaaacagtcggagagagagagagagagagtagtttttttgtttttttttaaggtcatAGGCCGATGCTGTGGTCTGATGCCTTGACTGGCGTGGTCATTTCTGCAAACTGCATGGTTAGAAGCCCAGACCAACATCACGCTCTGATACTACTAATGTCACGATGACCTCGTGTGTCATGTggtgtatgttatgtatgtgtgatagtcagtcgtgtccgaccatgaccatcaaaacagcagtggaggcaacagctgtcctcACTATATCTTggtcagaatttgattatagttgatatggtgttttgcccaagttacacccccactctctcggccaggagggctttaggacagtcggcgatggggatggtccccaaatgcaaactagcccccaagaccACAGCACTAAGAAGTAGGTCATGTGGTGTATCATAAGCTAATAAACTGATCATGATCAAAgataatgtattcatttatttatttatctatctgtttgtgatagtggtagtggtaaggggctttaattttcgtaagagatttaaagaattaaaacatccttgctcgcaagcgccaagttgtaacactGCTCAGTGGTAAGGGGTTGTTTGATTTATGAATGAATTTTGGATGAAAAGGATTAAAACATTTAAAAGATTATGATTTTGGATCTATGTTGTGATGGATCagctatcctgtcggcgacgccacttttgtagccatgttgttaactctctccatacgaacggcgaaagagacgacgttaacagcgtttcacccctattaccatcatcaaaatattgcaagcggaacgctcttatactgaagaggtgaatggtgacaaagaataccacaattctgacgacggaagctaaaggttgggtcattcagacacccattggacatccgaggggtctgtgtagaggagaagagaggactggccgtactgagtgagttaacccgagTGGTttataaaaggggacggtacaaaagaattactgatttactatATTACAGGGCAGAAAAGATCCATGTGCAGGCCCAAGGACATAcagacggccagtcacaaaaaggtttttctattgttttattacagtaTTGAGAAAAGATAAGAAgagaagtaagaaaagaaaacagtgcCTGATAAAAGACACAAACATAAGTACATGTCAGTAATGCAAGTGGATAATAATCGCATCATATATTGCAATGGACAGACTATCACTTGGTTTGGAGAaggcaacaacataacatgaataatgcatatgtgtgaagaccaaacactgacagcaaatgacatgtCTAATATATTTAAACACTGTAGTTAAAGtggttgaagctatgctgatttaacGTAAAGTActctgacagtatagattatgtaaagcttaaactgtgtcaaagcgaatcaaatgaatcagtttatcatgttgcactatactggagtaagccatataggagagagcaATGATAGCTAAACTACagttaacagactgtgatacacatcagatggttttaaccaataactgatattaatccaacactatcttgtaatcaccacaacagaatactacacacatcttaaagtactgagtttcagttgcagtttcagtagctcaaggaggcgtcactgcgttcggacatatccatatacgctacaccacatctgccaagcagatgcctgaccagcagcgtaacccaacgtgcttagtcaggccttgagggaaaaaaaaagggtgaataaataattgataagcttacacaaataaataaataataacgataatgtttaaaaaaaattttaaaaggtagtagtagtaataataataataataataataataaattaataacaataataaataaatttaaagtactgagcacactgtaactgtgaagctatagtattgagagtcagtgaaacactgtagcagtacaactgatacctgcgtgtgaaataatacatgaataataaacaagataataaaatatgtggctttgataaaatactggcagactgagagaccagatggtcagtgctcaatacaaagATTGGAAGAAACTAGCATGGCTTGACCATTAAGTGCATTCAGCTGAAGGCGGGTGCAAACGGGATAAATAACATTAGCCTAATCTTCATCTGTGTGAGGAGTATTAAAGATTTCTAAGTCAAGAATCTACGTCAATAATTTGTGACGTTCAAATCACCAAATAGTTTGTCTAGGAGCACATCAAAGGGACATGATCATAATTTACATTAAACAATAAACACCGTTAACATGGCCTGTGACTGAACAACAACGCAATTCCTCAGACAAAGTTTACTGACCTATGATACTATCAACATGCTTAtaatggtaggtaggtaggtaggagctTATATAGCCTCGCGGCTTTCTTATGCTCCGTTAATTGATTTGCCAGTATTTTTCAAGGTGTTTAGCGCAGTGTGTTACAGTTACATATAGAATTTCATATAGATTGGTATGAGAAGAGTCTCAGTTATCAAAGTCATATTCTGTATCTTTAAAATTTGCATCTGCATCAAGGAGGCTCTTAAAACTGTTAAGAGTGTTAGTAAATTTAATGTGAACACAAGCAATGTGTCAGAAAATTTACAGATCATCAACACATTCTAAGTGGAGTACTTACAGTAGAATATTAGGCAGCTGACACTCAatgtgtgcttgagagcggcACTTCCGAAAATGACCAGACACTAAACAGCTTACAGTTTAAATTCGAACTTGAATAGCCTTACACCACTGGAGTTACCTCCTGCTGTCAATGGTTGGATACCGTCACTGTagtgaaactgtcgtctgctttatgacatgtgctgtgagttgaactacagttggcagccagctgagcacttggctacatatttatttatttgttatcaaTATatttttgcctgtttgtttgtttatctatttatttatttattcggttTTTTTATTCATTGTGAGATCAGTGTTTGAGTTGCACTAACACCGTCACCAAACTACTCACCTGATGACACGTGCATATatgggggagaaggggtgtgtggagggggggcgggaccACAATCAAAGCATGACACCCATGACACAACAATTATGGTGTCATGTGATGGCTCGCACGCGCTGATGACGTATTCAATGATGAcgtcatgtgctctctctctctctctctctctgtgtgtgtttcagaggatGTGGAAGACATGGAGAAGGAGCTGGAGATGATGAACGACGCGGGCGAGGAAGACCGACAACAGGCCAAGGGCAGAGGACAGCAGCGAGGCGGCCAGAAGGAAAAACCTGAAGGAAAGGACGATGAGGAGGAAGACCGTGAAGAGGGCAAGCCAGAGGGAGATCTGGAGGGAGAGGGCAAGCCAGAGGgagatatggagggagagggCAAGCCAGAGGGAGAtatggagggagaagagaagccacagagagagggcaagccagaagaaaaagaagaagaagaaaaattgatgGAAGTCGTTGCACGTGCCTTGCGTCGCTTAGAGGAGGGCAGTGACCGACGACAGGCCAAGGGCAGAGGACAGCAGCGAGGTGGCCAGAAGGAAAAACCTGAAGGAAAGGAcgatgaggagaaagaaggagaagagggcaAACCagagggagatatggagagagagggcaagccagagagagagggcaagccagagggagatatggagggagagggcaagccagagagagagggcaagccAGAGGGAGAGGGCAAGCCAGAGGgagatatggagggagagggcaagccagagagagagggcaagccagaagaaaaagaagaagaagaaaaattgatgGAAGTCGTTGCACGTGCCTTGCGTCGCTTAGAGGAGGGCAGTGACCGACAACAGGCCAAAGGCAAAGGACAGCAGCGAGGCGGCCAGAAGGAAAAACCTGAAGGAAAGGAcgatgaggagaaagaaggagaagagggcaAACCAGAGGgagatatggagggagagggcaagccagagagagagggcaagccAGAGGGAGATCTGGAGGGAGAGGGCAAGCCAGAGGGAGAtatggagggagaagagaagccacagagagagggcaagccagaagaaaaagaagaagaagaaaacttgatGGAAGTCGTTGCACGTGCCTTGCGTCGCTTAGAGGAGGGCGGTGACCGACGACAGGCCAAGGGCAGAGGACAGCAGCGAGGCGGCCAGAAGGAAAAACCTGAAGGAAAGGAcgatgaggagaaagaaggagaagagggcaAACCAGAGGgagatatggagggagagggcaagccagagagagagggcaagccAGAGGGAGATCTGGAGGGAGAGGGCAAGCCAGAGGgagatatggagggagagggcaagccagagagagagggcaagccAGAGGGAGATatgaagggagaagagaagccagagggagatatggagggagaagagaagccacagagagagggcaagccagaagaaaaagaagaagaagaaaaattgatgGAAGTCGTTGCACGTGCCTTGCGTCGCTTAGAGGAGGGCGGTGACCGACAACAGGCCAAGGGCAAAGGACAGCAGCGAGGCGGCCAGAAGGAAAAGCCTGAAGGAAAGGAcgatgaggagaaagaaggagaagagggcaAACCagagggagatatggagagagagggcaagccagagggagatatggagggagagggCAAGCCAGAGGgagatatggagggagagggCAAGCCAGAGGGAGAAGCCAAAAAGCTTCTGGGGAAGATCAAAGCCAACGCAGCGGAGCTGAAAAAGATGCTGGGCGACCTGAAAGCCTTGGAGGAGacggaaggagaaggagaggataaagagccggaggaggaggaggaagaaacaggagaagaagaagaggaggaggaggaagacgagaccGAGGGAGAGCCAAAGGGCGACAACGCAGAAGATCTGGGGATCGCGGAAGCACTGGGCGAGGCCTTGGAGAAGGCGCTGCGACGACTGGAGACCAAAGATTAATCTGAATCAATGTAATGAAGGTGAGATAGGAATGGACgaatctctgtgtccctgtctgtctgtctttgcatataaataaataaatagataaatgtatgtgtgtatgtatgtgggtacatacgtatgtgtgtgtgtgtgcgcttgtatgtgtgtgcgtgtgtgtgtgtgtgtgtgtgtgcgtgttgcaagCAATACTGGTGTATTTGTGTTCCTATGAGAACGGAGGATCATCAGGatgtgtatgggtttgtctgtgtgcgtgtaagagagagagggagagtgagagagtgcgtgtgtgtgtaccaacgCGGATCTAAGTATGGCCGGTTGGCGTGCAGAGTCCCCTATGTCCCTCTCCTTCGTATGTGCGCACGAACACCTGCATAGCCTACACGAACACAAAcattgaccaacacacacacacacacacacacacaacagagagagagagagagagagagagagaatttgcaagatgataatgatgatgacgaccgtATAACGATGACGGTGGTTCTGATGCAGGCGAAACCCCCGCAGTACCATGTCTCCTGAGTCTGCACAGCAGTGGACTTTGGCAGGAAATGGCAGGCGGCGGAatctccatcttcatcatcatattgGACAAACTTTTCAAACCTTCTCCCAACCTCACCTTTCCACCTCCcgtagcgcccccccccccacccccaccccgccccccctcccctctctcccgcccctccccttcctcagcAGTCTCTTTTGCAATAAcgagaagtttttttgttttttttttctaaaggacgCTTCAGACGCACTGAAAATAGCCGCAGCCATAACTTAGTACTGGACAAGATTTTGATGTTAGGGTAGTGGAAAGAGACCATGCAACCACAtaaaataaatgtgcacgatCAGATATAGCCGAGTTAGCTAAAAGCAGTCAGGTTTTAGACGATGAAGTCCAGTGAAAAatgatgtgatatatatatatatattcttttttgaaTGTTTCCCAGTCAGCAAGCATCCACCTAAAGCTAGCTTTCCATGGTTACATCAAATGATACAAAGACGATGTAAATCCTCCTAATTTTTTAAAATacatatatctcttttttttatatatttttttaaagaaatgtacATGTAGAATGTTAATAGCTACCCAACTATATCGAGCATGCATATCGAGAACTGAACAACACAGAGTGTAAAAATAACAAGTTCCGTCACTGCAATAGAGACACTTCACGTCCCTGCATTGTTTGTCTTTTCACGAAGAGTTTGTGTTTTTCCTGACGCTGTACTATTTTTCTTCTGTAGTCGTGATCGGTATTGCTTATATATTACCCAACAAGCCACACAGGGCTATAAACATCAAGGCTGAGTTTGCTTCCTGGTGAATTTGTCACTGATGAGCACATTAGACACGCTGTCTAGGCCTGCATGTGTAACGTTGGATCATTGAATGTGTGCAGGCGGTGTCATTTAAGTTCCTCTAAATAAATGATTTCACTCGGAAGTACAGTGTGTTCGGGTTTtgcgccgtctgtctgtctgtctctctcacagatctagctctttctgtttatctgtttgccagtgtgtgtgtgtgtgtgtgtgtgtgtgtgtgcatacgtgtgtgtactACTGAGTATGTGCACGCACGCGGGCGCACGTGTGTTTGCACGcggcatgtgtatgcgtgtgtttgtgtagagtAGAGAAATGGGTCGCACCCTCACCATATGCTCCATAAAACTCCGTCCTAGCAGATGTAtgttatgtatgatagtcggtcTTGTCCGACTatggaccatcagaacagcagtggaggcaactactgtcccgacggactatctgggctagaacagAATCAAAGTGGAAAGTGTCCCTAAGTCACCCAAGTTTCTCCTTGGTCTTCCGAAGCACCTGCTTGGCATGTGATGCTGTCTCTTCAGTGGTTGGAGCCAAAGATGACCAAGAGCTCTCGGAATATGCCCGAGGtactattcattcattcctccacACGCTGTAGTGCCATCACTGAAATTCAAGTTAACCCCAAACATTACTAATGTTCACAAAACGATCATAAATAtctgattttcaaaaaagatcTAAGCTAAAGCaaaaatttgaagaagaaaaatcttACCAACTAAAACCAAATTAGGGTGGTATACAAAAATAGAAAACAGATATTTCTACGTCTCAAGTGGTGGGAAGATTAACAAAGAATGCTTCAATTTCCACTACCAACTTCCATTTGCCTAATTTTGCCAGACGCTGAAACTTGGGTCCCCGACAGCTCAGCAAGCGGTCAAAGGGAGGTCATTCAACGTTTCCCCATCACTACTATTTTTAGATAGTGGTTTGCCGTACGTTCTTCTTTCCTTTggctaccgccttcatcattgtgaataCCCTGTATTTCAGTGCAGTCACAACTTCAGAAGAACAAATACTCCTGATGCGTATTAGAGGTCAATTTATTGCTCTTTCAcagatactctttttttttcaggctgcTCATTTACAGAGGCGTTGGTATTGATACACGACGGACAcatctacagaatcttcacaatgatgaaggcggtagagaagggaaagaagcagCTTGAGGAATCTCTTTAAAAGTTCTTGTGCAGTGCCCCTGTGACTTCatgaagttaactctctccatacgaacggcgaaagagacaacgttaacagcgtttcaccccaattaccatcatcaaaatattgcaagcgaaggctcttatactgaacaggtgaatgttgacaaagaataccacaattctgacgacggaagctaaatgttgggtcattcagacacccactggacatccgaggggtctgtgtagaggagaagagaggactggccgtactgagtgagttaaaggaggaGGTCGAAGTTCTCTAGGAGAATACAGGAATGAATGCTTTTTGGATTCACGACCTGTGACACAGGAGAGTTACATATTTTTCTCAACTGGAtgaagtgtgtttgtgcatgcatgtagtgTGTATGGAGCGAAGCAACCACATGCACAATTCTCAATCTCTGTGtagacatgcatttttttttcttgagaagAGCATttgttctttcgttttcttttttttttctattcccttCAAAAATCTAAATCTttccataaaaaaacccaaatagaTCACATCCCAAATCCACCAACTCAAAATGTCCACACTGTTTCACAAATGTATAGGCTATATATTTCATAATCATTCATAAAAATCATACAACGATGCCGGTTCACAAACGCAAATGCTCATGAAATGCTTTGGCCAACTCCTGGAAGGAGAAGCAAACTTATCATATTTAATACCCctcacaccctctcacacacggTCAGGGCCAAGACTTGATCTATCTGCCAGGTTGCTGAAGTGTACCTTGTCAACGAGTGTAATTTTATCAAAGCTGACAAGTGTAGGTCTTTAAAAGTGGGACTGGgtgcaacagcccagtggttaagtgttggactttcagtctgagcgtcccgggttcgaatcctggtcacggcgcCTATTGAGTAATGGGCAGAGATTTTttaccaatctcccaggtcaacagatgtgtggACCTGCTAAcgtttgaacccccttcgtgtgaaaacgaatgcagaagataaaatacacacgttaaagatcccataatccatgtcagcgttcggtgggttatggaaaaaggATGCATACCTCCCAAaaaagagtatgactgcctacatggcctaggtaaaaatggtcattaatgtaaaagcccacttgtgttatatgagcgaacgtgggagctgcagcccacagacgaagaagaaaaaaaatataagtatATGGGGATGATCAGCACAAGTTGTCACTGCTGTTAAATGCTTGTTTGCATGGCATTACTGACTGAATTAGCAGTGCTGATAAATCTTCAACAATGAGCACTAGCTTGCATTGTTAGTAAGCATGGGGTTTCACTGTGGATATGCTGGAGTGTACATGGCTGATAACTGTTCATTGTTATCTAACATGTTTTCACTGATAGCAAAGCGTGAACATTAGTATTGGTATCTTggtccccccaccacctccacctccctcttcccgTCATAGGAGGATTTttcattgtatgtatgtgcaagatCTTAATTTTACTCAGAATGAGCACTTAAACTTAATCATTGTGAATAAGCACTGGTTTCAACTGTCAATTTACATGAATTTTTGCTGTAAAAAATAAcagcaatcaacaacaaaacacacacacacacaccaaaccacacactcaGAAACAGGTCAGAAAGCCCAAGATTTTGTTCTCATTAGAAAACACGGCTTTTTACAGCCAGTAAGcatatcatttacagcttaatcttttgtgaaggactatgactctcaaactaggaggcaaaattgcaatggctcttagtgctgcagctttggggggttagttggcctttgggaaccatcccaatgctgactgttctaaaaccctcttggccgagagagtggggatgtaacttgggcaagacactctccactataatcaaattctagcccaaatagtcagaacagcagttgcctcctctgctgttctgatggtcatagtcggacacgactaatatatatatatatatatatatatatatatataagcataagTTTTCATCATGAATAAATGTTTTTCTCATGAATACCAAAAAGCTGCATGAGAAGCAAATAAATGGCAACCGCAAACATATAATGTTGTTGAATAATGTTACTAGAGTGTACAATTCATACAGAAAGCAAACTGccacccaaagaaacaaaaccttTCATTAGAAAAATCAAGAACAAAAgccaaatgaaaggaaaaagctTCCACTAACTAGATAAaaaaaactcttctttttttgaaataaaacaagtcAACAACATCACAGGCTTgaaaataaaagcacacacacacatatatatatatgcaaaattGACAGTATCAACAGCAAGATCAACAATAAGCAACTGA
Coding sequences within:
- the LOC143276115 gene encoding uncharacterized protein LOC143276115 produces the protein MRSLGLLSLVLLAVVCAASARYLKAKKDVELDQAIKDVEDMEKELEMMNDAGEEDRQQAKGRGQQRGGQKEKPEGKDDEEEDREEGKPEGDLEGEGKPEGDMEGEGKPEGDMEGEEKPQREGKPEEKEEEEKLMEVVARALRRLEEGSDRRQAKGRGQQRGGQKEKPEGKDDEEKEGEEGKPEGDMEREGKPEREGKPEGDMEGEGKPEREGKPEGEGKPEGDMEGEGKPEREGKPEEKEEEEKLMEVVARALRRLEEGSDRQQAKGKGQQRGGQKEKPEGKDDEEKEGEEGKPEGDMEGEGKPEREGKPEGDLEGEGKPEGDMEGEEKPQREGKPEEKEEEENLMEVVARALRRLEEGGDRRQAKGRGQQRGGQKEKPEGKDDEEKEGEEGKPEGDMEGEGKPEREGKPEGDLEGEGKPEGDMEGEGKPEREGKPEGDMKGEEKPEGDMEGEEKPQREGKPEEKEEEEKLMEVVARALRRLEEGGDRQQAKGKGQQRGGQKEKPEGKDDEEKEGEEGKPEGDMEREGKPEGDMEGEGKPEGDMEGEGKPEGEAKKLLGKIKANAAELKKMLGDLKALEETEGEGEDKEPEEEEEETGEEEEEEEEDETEGEPKGDNAEDLGIAEALGEALEKALRRLETKD